The DNA segment GCGACAAGGTGTATGCCGATCACAAGCGATGGTGTGATGAGTACTTCTATTTACCACATAGAGAAGAGACTCGTGGTGTGGGGGGCTTGTTCTTTGATGACTTAAATCAATGGGGTTTTGATAAAAGCTTTGCTTATATGCAAGCCGTCGGAAATGGATACTGCCAAGCCTACTTACCTATTGTTGAGCGCCGTAAATCGGTTCCTTATTCAGAGCAGCAACGAGAATTCCAGCTTTATCGTCGTGGTCGATATGTAGAGTTTAATCTCGTTTATGATAGGGGGACGCTGTTTGGCCTGCAAAGTGGGGGGCGAACTGAATCTATTTTGATGTCGATGCCTCCGCTTGCTCGTTGGGAGTACGCGTATCAGCCACAGCCTGGATCAGCGGAAGAGCGCTTAACAACCCAATATTTGAAAGCCCAAGAGTGGCTAGCACAATAAATTAAGGACTAGAGATGACACCGTTAGTAGATCGCTACCTTGTGTTCGGTAACCCAATAAAGCAGAGCAAGTCACCATTTATCCATACTCTGTTCGCGCGTCAAACCAATCAGTCAATGGAGTACACGATGGCTGAACCTGAGGTCGATGGTTTTCAGCAAGCTGTCGACGCCTTCTTTGCTGAGGGAGGGAAAGGATGCAACGTAACCATGCCTTTTAAGCTGGATGCGTTTCAATACGCGAGTACACTCACGGAAAGAGCTACGCTTGCAGGCGCGGTAAACACGCTTAAACGTCTCGATGATGGCCAAGTGATCGGTGACAACACAGATGGTGCTGGGTTAGTTCAAGACCTACTTAATGCACAAGTGGTATTGGAAGGCGCTCGTATTTTGGTGATTGGGGCTGGTGGTGCATGCCGTGGGGTATTAAAACCTTTACTGGACCAAAAACCGTCGGAACTCATCATAACCAACCGTACTTTTGCAAAGGCTCAAGAGCTTGCTCAGATATTCACTG comes from the Vibrio astriarenae genome and includes:
- the aroE gene encoding shikimate dehydrogenase, producing MTPLVDRYLVFGNPIKQSKSPFIHTLFARQTNQSMEYTMAEPEVDGFQQAVDAFFAEGGKGCNVTMPFKLDAFQYASTLTERATLAGAVNTLKRLDDGQVIGDNTDGAGLVQDLLNAQVVLEGARILVIGAGGACRGVLKPLLDQKPSELIITNRTFAKAQELAQIFTEYGKIIAIPANELEGGFDVVINSTASSMSGDLPGVPSTIFTSSTTAYDMAYKSHVTSFNQWAKEHGASKTLDGLGMLVGQAAESFMVWRGLMPGTKQVLRELRKNLEGL